A single genomic interval of Zunongwangia sp. HGR-M22 harbors:
- a CDS encoding response regulator produces the protein MLEVILVDDDDIVLMMQKKMVLRCGIASKPLAFKSAKEALDYLNHPKMIKDFEKRYLILLDINMPEMNGWEFLDELKKHRLYGNMNVIMVTSSIDQKDRLKAKNYQRVIDYIEKPVTIKHCKTLKQLEPINSFF, from the coding sequence ATGTTAGAAGTCATATTAGTAGATGACGATGATATTGTTTTGATGATGCAAAAAAAAATGGTTTTAAGATGCGGTATCGCCTCTAAGCCTTTAGCATTCAAGAGTGCAAAAGAAGCTCTTGATTACCTAAATCATCCCAAAATGATTAAGGATTTTGAGAAGCGCTATTTAATTTTACTAGATATTAATATGCCAGAAATGAATGGCTGGGAATTTTTAGATGAATTAAAAAAGCATCGATTATATGGTAATATGAATGTTATTATGGTAACTTCTTCGATAGATCAAAAAGATCGATTAAAGGCAAAAAATTACCAGAGAGTAATAGATTACATTGAAAAGCCCGTAACGATAAAACATTGTAAAACATTAAAGCAGCTCGAGCCGATTAACTCATTTTTTTAG
- a CDS encoding endonuclease/exonuclease/phosphatase family protein — MKTAEIIILCLNIIFLIPSIASITRFDQWWIRGFDFPRIQISFCLLVILSLCVYYYDYSKTWHYVGSGLLVLSLVHQFFKIYPYTYLSKRQVVKFKGKEKNDTISILVSNVLTTNKHPEKLISLVKERDPDILLTLESDKRWEKALEEIEDRYKYTVKVPLDNLYGMHLYSKLELVDTDVHYLVQDDIPSIHGFVKLRNGEYVKIHCLHPMPPSPTESYTSTNRDAEILMLGRDITPEDRKVLVFGDLNDVAWSRTTKLFQEMSGLMDPRIGRGFFNTFHTGYPLLRWPLDHVFHSKDFTLIDIAREKNIGSDHFPMYIKLHYEPRAENVQDELELDRKDEQWAFEKIEEAHPLEKSINMPKKMS, encoded by the coding sequence ATGAAAACCGCTGAAATTATAATACTTTGTTTAAATATTATTTTCTTAATTCCTTCTATAGCTTCTATTACCAGGTTTGACCAGTGGTGGATTCGTGGTTTTGATTTTCCAAGAATACAAATCTCCTTTTGTCTATTAGTAATACTGAGTCTTTGTGTATATTATTATGATTATTCTAAAACTTGGCATTATGTAGGGTCTGGACTTTTAGTATTAAGCCTTGTGCATCAATTTTTCAAAATCTATCCTTATACCTATCTCTCTAAAAGACAAGTGGTAAAATTTAAAGGAAAGGAAAAAAATGATACCATTTCTATATTGGTAAGCAATGTCCTTACCACAAATAAACATCCTGAGAAGCTTATTTCTTTAGTTAAAGAAAGGGATCCAGATATTTTATTAACCTTAGAAAGTGATAAAAGATGGGAAAAAGCTTTAGAAGAAATCGAAGACCGCTACAAATATACAGTTAAAGTGCCTTTGGATAATCTTTACGGTATGCACTTATATTCAAAACTTGAATTAGTAGATACCGATGTACATTACCTTGTACAAGATGATATTCCATCGATACATGGTTTTGTAAAATTAAGAAATGGTGAATATGTAAAAATTCATTGTTTGCATCCTATGCCTCCAAGTCCTACGGAAAGTTATACCTCTACAAATCGCGATGCCGAAATTTTAATGCTAGGTCGAGATATCACTCCAGAAGATAGAAAAGTCTTAGTATTTGGCGATTTAAACGATGTGGCCTGGTCTAGAACTACTAAGTTATTTCAGGAAATGAGTGGACTTATGGATCCAAGAATTGGTCGTGGATTTTTTAACACGTTTCACACGGGTTATCCTTTACTTAGATGGCCTTTAGATCATGTATTTCACTCCAAAGATTTTACATTAATTGATATTGCTCGCGAAAAAAATATTGGTAGCGATCACTTTCCTATGTATATAAAATTGCATTACGAACCACGGGCTGAAAATGTTCAAGACGAATTAGAATTGGATCGGAAAGATGAGCAATGGGCTTTTGAAAAGATTGAGGAGGCACATCCTTTAGAAAAAAGTATTAATATGCCTAAAAAAATGAGTTAA
- a CDS encoding vWA domain-containing protein, which produces MKKKEKMREKGFVFKKYEEESTTPFEKLFEIFKELITHTSGDLDEALDWLRQLDEEYKLTDDEYTIEDFIEDLKQKGYIKEELDPDGADGEGEGSGSLKITAKTERAIRQQALDQIFGKMRKGNSGNHRTSHVGRGDEHTGDFRNYQFGDSLDRISMTESLRNAQINNGIGDFSMTHDDLVVEETHYKSQMSTVLMIDLSHSMILYGEDRITPAKKVAMALAELITTRYPKDTLDIIVFGNDAWPVSIADLPYLKVGPYHTNTVDGLKLAMDILRRKRNTNKQIFMITDGKPSCIRERDGSYYKNSMGLDPYIVDKCYNMAQQARKLQIPITTFMIAQDPYLMQFIREFTQANQGKAFYTGLQGLGEMIFEDYETNRKKRIRG; this is translated from the coding sequence ATGAAGAAGAAAGAAAAAATGAGGGAAAAGGGATTTGTTTTCAAGAAATATGAAGAAGAAAGCACAACTCCTTTCGAAAAACTCTTTGAAATTTTTAAAGAATTAATCACCCACACTTCGGGAGATTTAGACGAAGCGCTCGATTGGTTACGCCAGTTAGATGAAGAATATAAACTTACCGACGACGAGTATACCATCGAAGATTTTATCGAAGATCTTAAACAAAAAGGCTATATTAAAGAAGAACTAGATCCAGACGGTGCTGATGGAGAAGGTGAGGGTTCGGGAAGTTTAAAGATTACCGCCAAAACCGAAAGAGCTATTCGCCAGCAGGCTTTAGATCAGATTTTCGGAAAAATGCGTAAAGGTAATTCAGGGAATCATCGTACAAGTCATGTTGGCCGTGGCGATGAACATACTGGCGATTTTCGTAATTATCAGTTTGGGGATTCTTTAGACCGAATTTCTATGACAGAAAGTTTACGAAATGCCCAAATCAATAATGGTATTGGTGATTTTAGTATGACGCATGACGATTTGGTGGTTGAAGAAACACATTACAAATCGCAAATGAGTACCGTGCTTATGATCGATCTTAGCCATAGTATGATTTTGTATGGGGAAGACCGAATTACTCCGGCTAAAAAAGTAGCCATGGCTTTGGCTGAATTAATTACTACGCGCTACCCAAAAGATACATTAGATATTATCGTTTTTGGGAATGATGCCTGGCCGGTCTCCATTGCAGATTTACCATATTTAAAAGTAGGGCCTTACCACACGAATACGGTAGATGGTTTAAAATTGGCGATGGATATTTTACGAAGAAAGAGAAATACCAACAAACAAATTTTTATGATTACCGATGGTAAACCAAGCTGTATTAGAGAACGAGATGGGAGTTATTATAAAAACAGTATGGGCTTAGATCCCTATATTGTAGATAAGTGCTATAACATGGCACAGCAAGCAAGAAAATTGCAAATTCCTATTACGACATTTATGATTGCTCAAGATCCTTATTTGATGCAATTTATAAGGGAGTTTACACAAGCTAATCAAGGAAAAGCATTTTACACTGGCCTACAAGGCTTAGGAGAAATGATTTTTGAAGATTACGAAACAAACAGAAAAAAAAGAATTAGAGGCTAA
- a CDS encoding magnesium chelatase, protein MNIEKLKTLGDLKSSGYTSKSIKDELRDNLIEKIKKDEPAFTGIHGYDDTVIPELERAILSKHNINLLGLRGQAKTRLARLMLNLLDQYIPAVEGSEINDDPLHPISRYAKELIAEKGDQTPITWIHRSERFFEKLATPDVTVADLIGDVDPIKAANLKLSYADDRVIHFGMIPRANRSIFVINELPDLQARIQVALFNILQEGDIQIRGFKLRLPLDMQFVFTANPEDYTNRGSIVTPLKDRIGSQILTHYPETIEIAKTITQQEAKLDSRQTDMVYVPELAKDLLEQIGFEARESEFIDEKSGISARMSITAYENLLSAAERRTLKNGEEKTLLRFGDFMGVIPSVTGKVELVYEGEQEGAAAVATQLLGDAVKTLFPEYFPKIEKLQRPDDKTPYDNLVEWFFEQTGFELPDNLTDEEYKKKLDEIEPLNELIEKYQPKMDKIDTYFLKEFLLWGLVEFKKLSKQRYTKGIQFNDLYGSYISGL, encoded by the coding sequence ATGAATATTGAAAAATTGAAAACTCTGGGAGATTTAAAATCTTCAGGATATACTAGCAAAAGTATAAAAGACGAGCTTCGTGATAATTTAATTGAAAAAATTAAAAAAGATGAACCGGCATTTACCGGAATCCATGGGTATGATGATACCGTGATCCCTGAATTAGAACGTGCAATTTTATCGAAACATAATATTAATTTATTAGGATTACGCGGGCAGGCTAAAACTAGGTTAGCGCGTTTAATGCTAAATCTTTTAGATCAGTACATCCCGGCAGTTGAAGGTTCCGAGATAAATGACGATCCGTTGCATCCAATCTCGCGTTATGCTAAAGAGTTAATCGCTGAAAAAGGAGACCAAACGCCAATAACCTGGATTCATCGTAGTGAAAGGTTTTTTGAAAAATTAGCCACACCAGATGTAACAGTAGCCGATTTAATTGGAGATGTCGATCCTATTAAAGCCGCTAACTTAAAGCTAAGTTATGCCGATGATCGTGTGATTCATTTTGGGATGATTCCGCGAGCTAATCGAAGTATTTTTGTAATTAATGAGTTGCCCGATTTACAGGCAAGAATTCAAGTAGCCCTTTTTAATATCCTTCAAGAAGGCGATATTCAAATTCGTGGTTTTAAACTCAGATTGCCCTTAGATATGCAATTTGTATTTACCGCAAACCCCGAAGATTATACCAATAGAGGTAGTATTGTAACGCCGCTTAAAGATAGAATTGGTTCACAGATCTTAACGCATTATCCGGAAACTATTGAGATCGCCAAAACGATCACGCAGCAAGAAGCTAAATTAGATTCCCGACAAACCGATATGGTATATGTTCCAGAATTAGCTAAAGATTTATTAGAGCAAATTGGTTTTGAAGCTCGCGAAAGCGAATTTATCGATGAGAAAAGTGGTATTAGTGCCCGAATGAGCATTACTGCTTACGAAAATTTATTAAGTGCTGCAGAACGACGAACCTTGAAGAATGGCGAAGAAAAAACCTTACTAAGGTTTGGTGATTTTATGGGGGTAATTCCTTCAGTAACTGGTAAAGTAGAGCTGGTTTACGAAGGCGAGCAAGAAGGTGCTGCAGCCGTTGCAACACAGTTGTTAGGCGATGCGGTAAAAACACTATTTCCAGAGTATTTCCCAAAGATTGAGAAACTGCAAAGGCCTGATGATAAAACACCGTATGATAATTTGGTAGAATGGTTTTTTGAACAAACCGGTTTTGAATTACCTGATAATTTAACCGATGAAGAATATAAGAAAAAGCTAGATGAAATAGAGCCATTAAATGAGCTGATCGAAAAATATCAACCCAAAATGGATAAAATCGACACCTATTTTCTAAAAGAATTTTTGCTATGGGGATTAGTTGAATTTAAGAAGCTTAGTAAACAACGCTATACAAAAGGTATTCAATTTAATGATCTTTACGGAAGTTATATCAGCGGATTATAA
- the thrA gene encoding bifunctional aspartate kinase/homoserine dehydrogenase I, protein MNILKFGGSSLASPERIKLVAETVKKHVQQDKTLAVFSAFGGVTNDLLKMADLAANEDLAYKQILAKNEKRHLDAVKELIPVQNQSGVLSKVKTEFNRLETLYEGVYLLNELSNKTKHVVSSFGEILSSLIIAEYFKSLATDALLIDSRELIVCKNNNEKIQLNYELTNKNVVQYFKENDASLFVVPGFVAKNEQGVPSTLGRGGSDFTAAIFGGALDVAKVIIYTDVNGMYTANPNVVHQAYPLEKISYQEAMELSHFGAKVLYPPTLQPLLDKGIQIHIKNTFSPDDAGTLISKSSEENFRWVTGITHIDDIKLLNIEGSGMVGIPGFSKRFFETLYQENINVVLITQASSEHSICVAVKGDEAQVAKEALDEAFAVEIDYQKIKPVEIEGNVAIIALVGDRMKSHHGLSGKMFSALGNNNINIRAIAQGSSERNISAIIAKKDINKALNTLHEQFFEVPSKELNLFITGVGNVGSKLLAQLKKQEKYLLENLRLKVRVLGLSNSRKMVFDENGLDLSNWEEALGNGEKASKHDFFNRVKEFNLRNSIFVDNTASAEISKWYKEYLANSIAVVTCNKIAAADDLVNYQHLQELSREYGASFLYETNVGAGLPIIDTLKNLIASGDRIHKIQAVLSGSLNFVFNTYNATEPFYKTVEQAMEEGYTEPDPKIDLSGVDVARKILILARESGLKMELSDIENKSFLSEESLNTENNEDFFKLLQQDEGKFKEIYEDAAKEGAQLKYVAQLEDGKASVGLQKVGSEHPFYNLSGSDNIVLFFTDRYSVQPLIVKGAGAGADVTASGIFADVIRIGKK, encoded by the coding sequence ATGAATATCCTAAAATTCGGAGGATCTTCTTTAGCCTCTCCGGAGCGAATCAAACTTGTAGCTGAAACTGTAAAAAAGCATGTGCAACAAGATAAAACCTTAGCAGTATTCTCGGCATTTGGAGGGGTTACCAACGATCTTTTAAAAATGGCAGATCTTGCCGCTAATGAGGATTTAGCTTATAAACAAATTCTTGCAAAAAATGAAAAAAGACATTTAGATGCGGTAAAAGAATTAATTCCGGTACAAAATCAAAGCGGAGTTCTAAGTAAAGTAAAAACCGAATTTAATCGTTTGGAAACTTTATATGAAGGGGTGTATTTGCTAAACGAACTTTCCAACAAAACCAAACATGTAGTGTCTAGTTTTGGTGAAATATTGTCCTCTTTAATTATTGCGGAGTATTTTAAAAGTCTGGCTACCGATGCACTCTTAATTGATTCTAGAGAGTTGATTGTTTGTAAGAATAACAATGAAAAGATTCAGCTGAATTATGAACTGACGAATAAAAATGTAGTTCAGTATTTTAAAGAAAATGATGCTAGTTTATTTGTGGTTCCTGGATTTGTAGCAAAAAATGAACAAGGTGTACCCAGTACTTTAGGACGAGGCGGTAGCGATTTTACAGCTGCAATTTTTGGTGGTGCTTTAGATGTTGCCAAAGTAATCATTTACACCGATGTAAACGGAATGTACACTGCAAATCCAAATGTGGTGCATCAGGCGTATCCGCTAGAAAAAATATCGTATCAGGAAGCGATGGAATTATCGCATTTCGGAGCTAAAGTTCTATATCCACCAACGCTTCAACCCTTATTGGATAAAGGGATTCAAATTCATATAAAAAATACATTTTCACCAGATGATGCCGGTACATTGATTTCTAAATCTAGTGAAGAAAACTTTAGATGGGTTACTGGTATAACGCATATCGACGATATCAAATTATTAAATATTGAAGGTAGTGGAATGGTTGGGATTCCAGGTTTTTCTAAGCGATTTTTTGAAACACTTTATCAGGAGAATATCAATGTTGTTCTTATCACTCAGGCATCTTCAGAACATAGTATTTGTGTAGCTGTAAAAGGAGATGAAGCTCAGGTTGCAAAAGAGGCTTTAGATGAAGCTTTTGCGGTAGAAATCGACTATCAAAAGATCAAACCGGTAGAAATTGAAGGAAATGTAGCCATTATTGCCTTAGTAGGAGATCGAATGAAGAGTCACCACGGGTTAAGCGGTAAAATGTTTAGCGCACTAGGGAATAATAATATTAATATTAGAGCCATAGCGCAAGGATCTTCAGAGCGTAATATATCTGCAATCATTGCTAAAAAAGATATCAATAAAGCCCTCAATACGCTTCACGAGCAATTTTTTGAAGTACCTTCTAAAGAACTAAACCTATTTATAACCGGTGTAGGAAATGTAGGAAGTAAATTGTTAGCGCAATTAAAGAAACAGGAAAAATACTTACTTGAAAATCTACGATTGAAAGTTCGTGTTCTTGGTTTATCGAATTCCAGAAAAATGGTTTTTGATGAAAACGGACTCGATTTAAGCAATTGGGAAGAAGCCTTAGGCAATGGTGAAAAAGCCAGTAAGCACGACTTTTTTAATCGTGTTAAAGAATTCAACCTTAGAAACAGCATTTTTGTAGATAATACGGCAAGTGCCGAGATTTCAAAATGGTATAAAGAATATTTAGCAAACTCCATTGCCGTGGTTACCTGTAATAAAATTGCAGCCGCAGACGATTTGGTGAACTATCAGCATTTACAAGAACTGTCTAGAGAATATGGAGCTTCTTTCCTTTATGAAACCAATGTAGGTGCCGGATTACCGATTATCGATACCCTTAAAAATTTAATCGCTTCCGGAGATAGAATTCATAAAATTCAGGCGGTATTATCGGGTAGTTTAAATTTTGTTTTTAATACCTATAATGCTACTGAACCTTTCTACAAAACGGTAGAGCAAGCGATGGAAGAGGGGTATACGGAACCTGATCCTAAAATCGATTTAAGCGGGGTAGATGTAGCTCGTAAAATATTGATTTTGGCCCGTGAAAGCGGATTGAAAATGGAGCTTAGTGATATTGAAAATAAAAGTTTCCTTTCCGAAGAAAGCCTAAATACCGAGAATAATGAAGATTTCTTTAAATTACTTCAGCAAGATGAAGGTAAATTCAAAGAAATCTACGAAGATGCAGCAAAAGAAGGGGCTCAGTTAAAATATGTAGCCCAGCTTGAAGATGGTAAAGCTTCGGTAGGATTACAAAAAGTAGGTTCCGAGCATCCATTTTATAATTTAAGCGGTAGCGATAATATCGTATTATTCTTTACCGATCGATACAGTGTACAACCACTAATCGTAAAAGGAGCAGGTGCCGGAGCCGATGTAACCGCTTCAGGAATTTTTGCTGATGTTATACGAATAGGTAAAAAATAA
- a CDS encoding homoserine kinase has translation MEEIKVFAPATVANLSCGFDVLGCCLDNVGDEMVIKKNDFNELRITKLEGQDLPMEVDQNVAGVAVKAMLEKLQSNAGFDIEIYKKIKAGSGIGSSAASSAGAVFAVNKLLGSPFTKNQLIPFAMEGERLASGNAHADNVAPALLGGFTLVKSYYPLEVLSLPSPEELNVVILHPQIEVKTKDSRAIIKRNISLDKAVSQWGNLGALVSALYTNDYDLLGRSLKDEIVEPIRSILIPYFDEIKVLSLESGALGFGISGSGPSVYAMCRGREQAENVKQQIAQFMEKQSITYDLHVSKINPEGVKIL, from the coding sequence ATGGAAGAAATAAAAGTTTTTGCGCCGGCAACGGTGGCTAATCTTTCTTGCGGTTTCGATGTTTTAGGTTGCTGTCTGGATAATGTTGGCGACGAGATGGTCATTAAAAAGAACGATTTTAACGAGCTTCGAATTACCAAATTGGAAGGACAAGATCTTCCTATGGAAGTTGATCAGAATGTAGCAGGTGTAGCAGTAAAAGCTATGCTCGAAAAGCTGCAATCTAACGCCGGTTTTGATATCGAAATTTATAAGAAAATAAAAGCAGGAAGCGGAATTGGTAGTAGTGCTGCCAGTTCTGCCGGTGCTGTCTTTGCCGTAAATAAATTATTAGGTTCCCCATTTACTAAAAATCAATTGATACCTTTTGCGATGGAAGGAGAACGATTGGCTAGCGGAAATGCGCATGCCGATAACGTGGCGCCGGCCTTGTTAGGCGGATTTACATTAGTAAAAAGTTATTATCCTTTAGAGGTTTTATCGCTACCATCTCCGGAAGAATTGAATGTAGTAATTCTTCATCCGCAAATTGAAGTGAAAACGAAAGATTCTCGTGCAATCATCAAACGCAATATTAGTTTGGATAAAGCGGTAAGCCAATGGGGGAATTTGGGCGCATTGGTAAGCGCTTTATATACTAACGATTATGATTTGTTGGGCAGAAGCTTAAAAGATGAAATTGTAGAACCGATTCGTTCTATTTTAATACCATATTTCGATGAAATTAAAGTACTTTCTTTAGAAAGTGGCGCACTCGGATTCGGAATTTCAGGATCTGGGCCTTCGGTTTACGCAATGTGTCGTGGCCGCGAGCAAGCTGAAAATGTAAAACAGCAGATTGCTCAATTTATGGAAAAACAAAGTATAACCTACGATCTTCATGTATCAAAAATAAACCCTGAAGGAGTTAAAATCTTATAA
- the thrC gene encoding threonine synthase, with the protein MNYFSLNNRSHSSSFENAVIRGLAPDKGLYFPENIEKLPDSFFEKLPDLPQTEVAYQAIKQFVGDEIPEKELKEIIATTLDFEFPIVHIKDNVYTLELFHGPTLAFKDVGARFMAGSLGYFITKNEVGKVTVLVATSGDTGGAVANGFLGVEGIDVVILYPKGKVSKIQEKQLTTLGQNVTALEIDGAFDKCQDMVKQAFLDDEIQSKRQLTSANSINVARWLPQMFYYFLAYRQLASEGKDIVFSVPSGNFGNICAGMVAKELGLPIKHFIAANNSNRTITDYLETGNYQPKPSVSTISNAMDIGNPSNFVRILQLFQNEYGNVKENLTSFSYDDEVTKQAMDSVYKETGYVMDPHGAVGYLGLQGYFETHPDEVGAFLETAHPCKFRETVQEAIGKEIEIPDAIKSVLDKEKKAISIRDYEDLKAFLLK; encoded by the coding sequence ATGAACTATTTTAGTCTGAATAATCGAAGTCATTCTTCCAGTTTTGAGAATGCGGTAATTAGAGGGCTGGCTCCCGATAAAGGATTATATTTTCCCGAAAATATCGAAAAATTACCGGATTCTTTTTTTGAAAAACTACCTGATTTACCACAAACTGAAGTGGCTTATCAGGCCATTAAACAATTTGTGGGTGATGAAATTCCTGAAAAAGAGCTTAAAGAAATTATTGCTACAACTTTAGATTTTGAGTTTCCGATAGTTCACATAAAAGACAACGTTTATACTTTAGAGCTTTTTCATGGACCAACTTTAGCTTTTAAAGATGTTGGTGCTCGTTTTATGGCGGGAAGTTTAGGTTATTTTATTACCAAAAATGAAGTGGGTAAAGTAACTGTTTTGGTAGCTACGTCTGGAGATACAGGAGGGGCAGTCGCTAATGGATTTTTAGGAGTAGAAGGTATCGATGTGGTGATTTTATACCCTAAAGGGAAAGTGAGTAAAATACAGGAAAAGCAATTAACCACGCTTGGGCAAAATGTAACCGCTTTAGAGATTGATGGCGCTTTTGATAAATGCCAGGATATGGTGAAGCAGGCATTTTTAGATGATGAAATTCAGTCGAAACGCCAGTTAACTTCAGCAAATTCGATTAATGTAGCGCGCTGGCTTCCGCAGATGTTTTATTACTTTTTAGCCTATCGCCAATTAGCTTCCGAAGGAAAAGATATTGTCTTTTCTGTGCCCAGTGGTAATTTCGGAAATATTTGTGCCGGGATGGTCGCTAAAGAATTAGGGCTTCCTATAAAACATTTTATAGCCGCTAATAATTCCAATAGAACGATAACTGATTATTTAGAAACAGGCAATTACCAGCCAAAACCAAGTGTTTCAACAATTTCTAACGCGATGGATATCGGTAATCCAAGTAATTTTGTACGGATTTTGCAATTATTCCAAAATGAATACGGAAATGTAAAAGAAAACCTGACTAGCTTCAGTTATGATGATGAGGTTACCAAACAAGCTATGGATTCAGTTTATAAGGAAACAGGCTATGTGATGGATCCTCATGGAGCGGTTGGTTATCTTGGATTGCAAGGCTATTTTGAAACACATCCTGATGAGGTTGGCGCCTTTTTAGAAACTGCCCATCCTTGTAAATTTCGAGAAACAGTTCAGGAAGCAATCGGAAAAGAAATTGAAATTCCAGATGCAATCAAATCGGTTCTCGATAAAGAGAAAAAAGCTATTTCAATTAGAGATTACGAAGATTTAAAAGCCTTTTTGCTAAAGTAG
- a CDS encoding SDR family oxidoreductase, with protein sequence MENKIIIITGAALGLGYAAAEELAAKKAKLVLVDYNDKALADAEEKLKEQFSDVEILTISADVSKEDQVKAYVDKTVEKYGRIDAFYNNAGIEGKQALMADYDMDVFKKVIDINLMGVYFGLRYVIPVMKEQGYGRIVNVASVGGIRGVINQTPYVASKHAVSGMTKNAAIEYGQYGILTNAIAPGAILTPMVAGSFKQVNPSDPKAAEKEYASRNPTRALGDPNDVAKVVAFLLSDDNGYVNGQTLAIDGGESNMYGNA encoded by the coding sequence ATGGAAAATAAAATTATAATTATTACAGGCGCGGCTCTTGGTTTGGGCTATGCTGCTGCTGAAGAGTTGGCTGCTAAAAAAGCTAAATTGGTTTTAGTAGATTATAACGATAAAGCTTTGGCAGACGCCGAGGAAAAGTTGAAAGAGCAGTTTTCTGATGTTGAAATATTAACGATAAGCGCTGATGTTTCTAAAGAAGATCAGGTTAAAGCTTACGTGGATAAAACAGTAGAGAAATACGGAAGAATTGATGCTTTTTATAACAATGCGGGGATAGAAGGTAAACAAGCTTTAATGGCCGATTACGACATGGATGTGTTTAAAAAAGTAATTGATATTAACTTAATGGGTGTTTATTTTGGACTTCGATACGTAATTCCTGTAATGAAAGAGCAGGGCTACGGTCGTATTGTAAATGTAGCATCTGTAGGCGGAATTCGTGGTGTAATTAATCAAACACCTTATGTTGCTAGTAAACACGCAGTAAGCGGAATGACGAAAAATGCAGCAATTGAATATGGACAATATGGAATTTTGACCAATGCGATTGCACCAGGAGCTATCTTAACACCTATGGTAGCCGGATCTTTTAAGCAGGTAAATCCATCAGATCCTAAAGCAGCCGAAAAAGAATATGCAAGTCGAAACCCCACTAGAGCCTTAGGTGATCCAAACGATGTAGCAAAAGTAGTTGCGTTTTTATTAAGTGACGATAATGGATATGTAAATGGGCAGACTCTTGCCATTGACGGTGGAGAATCAAATATGTATGGGAACGCTTAA